The Listeria welshimeri serovar 6b str. SLCC5334 genome has a window encoding:
- a CDS encoding carbohydrate ABC transporter permease produces the protein MVGHNSKAGKIVRYILTTLLMLVMIYPFIYLVLNSFAAWDQVDKKLIPTEFTTRSWDWLFGNSVVAAPAPWIHAFINTIIVSTIATGLMLLFGLMVGYALAKVDFKGKKLVNNAILFQMFFPAIILLIPQFLMITDFGLLDTYAGMIIPTMLSLWAVFMYTNFFKAIPDTLIEAAKLDGASDMKILFRVVLPMSKSITTVIFLFLFTDRWTNLLWDMLVTKSDGTVTLNVLISQMFGPYATYPGPMYAASVLLTLPLIILFLFFSKKFQEGMQFTLK, from the coding sequence ATGGTTGGACATAATAGTAAAGCGGGGAAAATTGTTCGCTATATACTGACAACATTACTCATGCTAGTTATGATTTATCCGTTTATTTATCTTGTCTTAAACTCATTTGCAGCTTGGGATCAAGTAGATAAAAAGCTTATTCCTACTGAATTTACAACTCGTTCATGGGATTGGCTGTTTGGTAATTCAGTAGTGGCTGCTCCAGCTCCGTGGATTCATGCATTTATTAATACGATTATTGTTTCTACGATTGCTACAGGATTAATGTTACTTTTTGGCCTAATGGTTGGATATGCACTAGCAAAAGTAGATTTTAAAGGGAAGAAACTTGTTAATAATGCGATTTTATTCCAAATGTTCTTCCCAGCAATTATTTTGCTTATTCCACAATTTTTAATGATTACAGATTTTGGTTTACTCGATACGTATGCTGGAATGATTATTCCAACAATGCTGAGTTTATGGGCAGTCTTTATGTATACAAACTTTTTCAAAGCGATTCCAGATACACTAATTGAAGCAGCCAAATTAGATGGGGCAAGCGATATGAAAATTTTATTTCGTGTTGTGCTACCAATGTCTAAATCTATTACGACGGTTATTTTCTTGTTCCTATTCACAGACAGATGGACAAATTTACTTTGGGACATGCTTGTAACAAAAAGCGATGGAACGGTAACGTTAAATGTACTTATATCGCAAATGTTTGGACCATATGCAACTTATCCAGGTCCTATGTATGCGGCTTCTGTATTATTAACGCTTCCGCTTATTATTTTATTCTTATTCTTCTCAAAGAAATTCCAAGAAGGAATGCAATTTACTTTGAAATAA
- a CDS encoding alpha-amylase family glycosyl hydrolase produces the protein MEFWRGSVFYEIYMKSFQDSNGDGLGDFVGLTSRLDYLADLGVDGIWLTPFYPSPQVDNGYDVSDYCEINPDYGNMTDFREFMKAADERGIKVIIDLVLNHSSTEHVWFKESRKNKTNSKRDYYIWREKPNNWESFFGGSAWELDDLTGEYYYHSFAKEQADLNWSNQAVRAEIEQILAFWLNEGVAGFRLDVINNLTLVLEFPDNPVVDGEMEHVYDRNQQGLEQALEDIASFCRKEREVFLVGEISSDKLPEIAKYSSEKMLDVTFNFNFGSVEQIDAKSVFTSLNEMETALNEGQWPTLFFGSHDMSRFLTRLADGNLSKTKLLAFLMLTAKGVPFIYYGEEVGLPDLPFSSVKEMRDIQGTNAYYQALKTGSNEEDALKIAIGKTRDKARGPMVFPDKRPFTLDEPWIKMASLKEEEALSMWQFYKTLLAFRKAHDFKEKEYAFLRLDGEILSYQRGEFLFLLHFGEDKVLYPLSGQKQLVFGEADMLETGIRLGAYTGIALRVED, from the coding sequence TTGGAGTTTTGGCGTGGTAGTGTTTTTTATGAAATTTATATGAAATCATTTCAAGATAGTAATGGTGATGGTTTGGGTGACTTTGTAGGACTCACTAGTAGACTAGATTATCTGGCGGATTTAGGCGTGGATGGTATTTGGCTTACCCCATTTTATCCATCACCACAAGTGGATAATGGTTATGATGTGTCGGATTACTGCGAAATAAACCCGGATTACGGCAATATGACTGATTTCCGCGAGTTTATGAAAGCAGCAGATGAGCGAGGTATCAAAGTTATTATTGATCTCGTGTTGAATCATTCTTCTACGGAGCATGTTTGGTTTAAGGAATCACGTAAGAATAAAACCAATTCTAAACGAGATTATTATATTTGGCGCGAAAAACCAAATAATTGGGAGTCGTTTTTCGGTGGTTCAGCATGGGAATTAGACGATCTTACTGGTGAATATTATTATCATAGCTTTGCAAAAGAACAAGCAGATTTAAACTGGTCCAATCAAGCTGTTCGAGCAGAAATTGAGCAGATTTTAGCATTTTGGTTGAATGAAGGAGTGGCGGGATTCCGATTAGACGTCATCAATAATTTAACACTTGTACTCGAGTTTCCAGATAATCCTGTAGTAGACGGGGAGATGGAGCATGTTTATGACCGGAATCAGCAAGGGTTAGAACAGGCATTAGAAGATATTGCCTCGTTTTGTCGTAAAGAGCGAGAAGTATTTTTAGTAGGTGAAATTAGTTCTGACAAACTACCGGAAATTGCGAAATATAGTTCAGAGAAAATGCTGGATGTTACGTTTAATTTTAATTTTGGAAGTGTGGAACAAATTGACGCAAAATCCGTATTTACTTCATTGAATGAGATGGAAACAGCGCTAAATGAAGGACAATGGCCAACGTTGTTCTTTGGAAGTCATGATATGAGCAGATTTTTAACGCGACTTGCGGATGGAAATTTGTCGAAAACAAAGCTTTTAGCATTTTTAATGTTAACTGCTAAAGGAGTGCCATTTATTTATTACGGGGAAGAAGTAGGGCTGCCAGATTTGCCTTTTTCTTCAGTGAAAGAGATGCGCGACATTCAAGGAACAAACGCTTATTATCAAGCATTAAAAACAGGTTCAAATGAAGAAGATGCACTTAAAATTGCGATAGGAAAAACAAGAGATAAAGCACGCGGACCAATGGTTTTTCCAGATAAACGACCATTCACTTTAGATGAACCATGGATTAAAATGGCTAGTTTAAAAGAAGAGGAAGCACTTTCCATGTGGCAGTTTTATAAAACATTACTTGCTTTTCGAAAAGCACATGATTTTAAAGAAAAAGAATATGCTTTTTTAAGATTGGATGGTGAAATATTAAGTTATCAGCGTGGTGAATTCTTATTTTTACTTCATTTTGGAGAAGATAAGGTATTATATCCGCTTTCAGGTCAAAAGCAACTTGTTTTTGGGGAGGCTGATATGTTAGAAACTGGTATTAGATTGGGTGCTTACACAGGGATTGCGCTCAGAGTGGAGGATTAA
- a CDS encoding MTP-1 family protein, whose amino-acid sequence MKSIETLLQTFREHTIANGTRIQLNGAGEKDVYNITAPFTWLGKEYIAGRVESRDSELSEVRFFENVTIDTYQLVENSTVLSLQDPFVTFVQGELIIGGVEVFPKESDPAKLDWRTNLYRATSLTDFEQILVGPIGMKDLRIKELPDGRILVLTRPQGEKGGRGKIGAIVIHSLADLTLEKIETAPLLKRNFSGDEWGGGNEIHLLDEGRVGVLGHIACFDEASDRHYYAFAFQLNEDFTQIEQEKIIAERANFAPSEPKRPDLADVVFSGGLIRNSDGTATLYAGIGDSDAQKITILDPFKNN is encoded by the coding sequence ATGAAATCAATAGAAACTTTATTGCAAACATTTCGCGAACATACGATAGCGAACGGGACACGTATTCAGTTAAATGGTGCTGGGGAAAAAGATGTATATAACATTACCGCACCTTTTACTTGGCTCGGCAAAGAATATATTGCAGGACGAGTGGAATCTCGAGATAGTGAACTTTCAGAAGTGCGATTTTTTGAGAATGTAACAATTGATACGTACCAATTAGTCGAGAATTCCACAGTGTTATCCCTCCAAGACCCGTTTGTAACCTTTGTGCAAGGGGAGCTTATTATTGGCGGTGTGGAGGTTTTTCCAAAAGAATCTGACCCGGCAAAATTAGATTGGAGAACCAATTTATATCGTGCGACCTCTCTTACTGACTTCGAACAAATACTTGTTGGTCCAATCGGAATGAAAGATTTACGCATCAAAGAGTTGCCGGATGGACGTATTCTAGTATTAACAAGGCCTCAAGGGGAAAAAGGAGGACGCGGGAAAATTGGTGCAATCGTCATCCATTCATTAGCCGATTTAACTTTAGAGAAAATAGAAACAGCACCTCTTCTGAAACGAAATTTTTCAGGGGATGAATGGGGTGGCGGAAACGAAATTCATTTGTTAGACGAAGGTAGAGTAGGAGTTCTCGGCCATATTGCTTGTTTTGATGAAGCTTCCGACCGTCATTATTACGCCTTTGCTTTTCAACTAAATGAAGACTTTACGCAAATTGAGCAAGAAAAAATAATAGCTGAACGTGCGAATTTTGCTCCAAGTGAACCGAAAAGACCAGATTTAGCAGATGTTGTCTTTAGCGGCGGTTTAATCAGAAATTCAGACGGAACGGCTACGCTTTATGCAGGGATTGGCGATTCAGATGCACAAAAAATAACTATTTTAGATCCATTTAAAAATAACTAA